Within the Streptomyces sp. R41 genome, the region ACGTTCTCCAGGACGACCTCGGCGGTGTGCGAGGCGCGGATGCCGTGCTTCTTGAACTTCTGACCCTGCGAGAGGCCCGGCGTGTTCGGCGGGACGATGAAGGAGGCGTGGCCCTTGGAACCCAGTTCGGCATCGACCACGGCCACGACCACGTGGACGTTGGCTATGCCGCCGTTGGTCGCCCAGGTCTTCGTGCCGTTCAGGACCCACTCGTCCTTGGCCTCGTCGTAGACGGCACGCGTGCGCATGGAGGCGACGTCGGAACCGGCGTCGGGCTCGGAGGAGCAGAAGGCCGCGACCTTGACATCGTTGGCATCGCCGTACATCTGGGGGATCCAGGTGCCGATCTGTTCCTCGGTGCCGTTGGCGAGGACGCCCACGGCGGCGAGGCCGGTGCCGACGATGGAGAGGGCGATGCCCGCGTCACCCCAGAACAGCTCCTCCATGGCCATCGGTATGCCGAGGCCGGTGGGGTCGAAGTACTGCTGGGCGTAGAAGTCCAGGGAGTAGATGCCGACCTTCGCGGCCTCCTGGATGACCGGCCAGGGAGTCTCTTCGCGCTCGTCCCATTCGGCGGCCGCGGGGCGGATCACATCGGCGGCGAAGCCGTGCAGCC harbors:
- a CDS encoding acyl-CoA dehydrogenase family protein is translated as MAEFTMELNDEQKEVRDWLHGFAADVIRPAAAEWDEREETPWPVIQEAAKVGIYSLDFYAQQYFDPTGLGIPMAMEELFWGDAGIALSIVGTGLAAVGVLANGTEEQIGTWIPQMYGDANDVKVAAFCSSEPDAGSDVASMRTRAVYDEAKDEWVLNGTKTWATNGGIANVHVVVAVVDAELGSKGHASFIVPPNTPGLSQGQKFKKHGIRASHTAEVVLENVRIPGSCLLGGKEKLDERLARARERAKAGGERVKNAAMATFEASRPAVGAMAVGTARAAYEVALDYAKTREQFGRPIIDNQGVAFQLADMRTSIDAARLLVWRASWMAVNGKPFTAAEGSMSKLFASETAKKVTAQAIQILGGNGYTREYPVERMHRDAAIYTIFEGTSEVQRLVIARTLSGMPIR